The stretch of DNA CAACAATAAGGTTATTACGATCATTCTGAAACCTTCTTCACGAAAAACGCTGAATTCTCCAACACTGAAAATCCATTTTTTTGATAAAAATGATAAGCCGGGACGTTCTTTTCAGTAGCTAACGTAATATGCTGAACATCTTCAGCTTTCAATCTATCATTCATTAGGGTAAGAAAAGTACTACCTGCACCTTTACTTTGCATTTTCCTCGAAATGAAAAATTCCTTAATAAAATATTCTCGGCCTTCCCACCAGTTAAAAATGTAACCTAATGAGCAGCCAATTAACTCTTCTTTTTCATCAAATAAAGCGAATGAGAGCGAGTTAATATTCTCTGTTAAATCTTTCATATAGCGGTCTAATTGTTCTCTATTCCACTTATCAAACCAAGGTTCATTTGAGAATACATCTAAAAATAATTTTTTCATTTCCTCGTAATCACTTTTTCTTAAAATGCTTACCTTCATAAAATTGATCCTCTTTCATCCTTATTTTAGAATCTTGTTTTTTTATCTCAATATATAGCCATGCATGGTAATTTGAGTTACTTACGGATAGTAAAGATAAGGTTCCATGCTGCTTAAGTGTTTACTAACAAGGTTACACCAAGATCGTCCAGATTTACAAGGTTAAGGATTTTGAAAAATTTAAATACTAAATTTTAGTCAATAACAAATAAGAGCTCACACAAATGAGCTCTTTACATGTAATTTTTTGTTAACTCTAGACAACACATGACTTTAAGGTGCTGGTAATCTCCCTCCTCTACATGACAGCACTATGGTTTGTCTGTTCTTGAGGATTGTTAACTGGTTGCCCTTCTGAGCCTTCAAATTGGCGTCCCCACCCCGTTATGACCGAGAATAATAGAACCAAGAACAGTACCATGCAATAAATCATTCCGCTGCTGACTTGAGTTAGTGTTAGCGGTGTAATAAAATCATAGCCTTCCGATAATAAGGCACCGAGAAAGACAAAAACACTTAAGAACGGGATGACCAGCACGATGGCATTCGCAAAACCATCAAGTAAATTGGCACGGCGGTAAGGATGGAGACCAACACGTTTGCCAATCTCATTCTGTACCTTTCCAAATGTAGTCATTGATGCACTGGTCACACCACCGAAGATTAAAGTGGTAAAAGAGATACCTAACATCATAGCAAACTCAGCACCGCGGACACTTCTGCCCATTTTGCTGTTAAGGATGCCATTTGTGACTTTTTCAAGTACACCTGCACCGTTGAGCACACCCATGATACCGTAAACGGAAATGACCAGAGTGACCGTGGCCATCATG from Neobacillus sp. CF12 encodes:
- a CDS encoding GNAT family N-acetyltransferase, whose amino-acid sequence is MKVSILRKSDYEEMKKLFLDVFSNEPWFDKWNREQLDRYMKDLTENINSLSFALFDEKEELIGCSLGYIFNWWEGREYFIKEFFISRKMQSKGAGSTFLTLMNDRLKAEDVQHITLATEKNVPAYHFYQKNGFSVLENSAFFVKKVSE